In Isoptericola jiangsuensis, the following proteins share a genomic window:
- a CDS encoding PepSY-associated TM helix domain-containing protein: MTTAPSTAASTAPAAPPAPPGPPTPPQGSRVWAALQPILLRLHFYAGILVGPFLVVAATTGLLYTLAPTIERVAYRDLLVVEQEGGTVAPLSAQVAAARAAHPEGTISVVEVAGDPAATTRVTLAVDGLPDGAARTVFVDPYTAQVAGDSLTYGAWLPVREWIETLHSSLHLGTYGTLYSELAASWLGVVVLGGVAMWVARAVRRRRTARALLVPERGRPGRRRTLSWHGVVGVLAATGLLVLSVTGLTWSELAGARIGDLRAALSAPGPELDTSLTGGYDADADPHAEHGSAAAGIEDHYLDHGASWDGLTAAAAAQGLEAPYTIAPPASHHETWTVTESATTWPMDNDAIAVHGYSGDVLDRVDFEDEPLPAKLTSWGIYFHLGMLFGLPNLLFLAATAVGLVVLVVLGYRMWWQRRPTRQAGRGPGPTYGRGALRRAPLWLTLALFAVAGVVASYVPLFGLTLVAFLVVDVALGLRARLRTRA; the protein is encoded by the coding sequence GTGACCACCGCACCCTCGACCGCCGCGTCGACCGCCCCCGCCGCCCCGCCCGCACCGCCCGGACCACCGACCCCGCCGCAGGGCTCGCGCGTGTGGGCGGCGCTCCAGCCGATCCTGCTGCGCCTCCACTTCTACGCCGGGATCCTCGTCGGCCCGTTCCTCGTCGTCGCAGCGACGACGGGCCTGCTCTACACGCTCGCGCCGACGATCGAGCGCGTGGCGTACCGCGACCTGCTCGTCGTCGAGCAGGAGGGCGGCACCGTCGCGCCGCTGTCGGCCCAGGTGGCCGCCGCCCGCGCCGCGCACCCCGAGGGGACGATCAGCGTCGTCGAGGTCGCCGGCGACCCCGCGGCCACGACCCGCGTCACCCTCGCCGTCGACGGGCTGCCCGACGGCGCCGCCCGCACGGTGTTCGTCGACCCGTACACCGCGCAGGTCGCGGGCGACTCCCTCACCTACGGGGCGTGGCTGCCGGTGCGCGAGTGGATCGAGACCCTGCACTCCTCGCTCCACCTGGGCACGTACGGCACCCTGTACTCCGAGCTCGCGGCGTCCTGGCTCGGCGTCGTCGTGCTCGGCGGCGTGGCCATGTGGGTCGCGCGCGCCGTCCGCCGCCGGCGCACCGCCCGGGCGCTCCTCGTCCCGGAACGGGGTCGGCCGGGACGTCGCCGCACCCTGTCCTGGCACGGCGTCGTGGGCGTCCTCGCGGCGACCGGCCTGCTCGTCCTGTCCGTCACGGGCCTGACCTGGTCCGAGCTCGCGGGCGCCCGGATCGGCGATCTGCGGGCCGCGCTCTCCGCGCCCGGGCCGGAGCTCGACACCAGCCTGACGGGAGGCTACGACGCGGACGCCGACCCGCACGCCGAGCACGGGAGCGCCGCGGCCGGCATCGAGGACCACTACCTCGACCACGGGGCGTCCTGGGACGGGCTCACGGCCGCGGCCGCCGCACAGGGCCTGGAAGCGCCCTACACGATCGCGCCGCCGGCCAGCCACCACGAGACGTGGACCGTGACGGAGTCGGCGACCACCTGGCCCATGGACAACGACGCGATCGCCGTGCACGGGTACAGCGGCGACGTGCTCGACCGGGTGGACTTCGAGGACGAGCCGCTGCCGGCCAAGCTCACCTCGTGGGGCATCTACTTCCACCTCGGCATGCTGTTCGGCCTGCCCAACCTGCTGTTCCTCGCCGCCACGGCGGTCGGGCTGGTCGTGCTGGTCGTCCTCGGCTACCGGATGTGGTGGCAGCGCCGCCCCACCCGGCAGGCGGGACGCGGGCCGGGCCCGACGTACGGCCGCGGTGCGCTGCGGCGGGCGCCCCTGTGGCTCACCCTGGCGCTGTTCGCGGTCGCCGGCGTCGTCGCGTCCTACGTCCCGCTGTTCGGGCTCACGCTCGTCGCGTTCCTCGTGGTCGACGTCGCGCTGGGGCTGCGCGCCCGGCTCCGCACCCGCGCCTGA